From the genome of Corallococcus macrosporus DSM 14697:
GCGTGGCCACCGCCTGCCGCGCCGCCTCACGGGCCACGTCCTCCGGGGAGAAGGTGTCCCAGTGCGTGAAGGGCACCCGGCCGCCGCCGCCGTACATGCCGGTGCGCCGCTCGCCGCCCTTGCCCTGGGCCACCACCATCACGGAGATGCGGCACAGGTCCTGGGTGTCCTCGGTGTAGCGGCCGTGGGTGTTGGCCACCGCGATGCGGCGCGTCTGGTCCACGTAGCCGCCGTTGACCTGCTTCACCCGCGCGTCGAAGGCGCGGGCGGCCTTGTCGGCGCGCATCAGCAGGCCCGTCTTCAGCGACACCTCCACGTCCATCAGCGGGGTGGTGACGTGGTAGTGGCTGGGCACCGCGGCGCGGCGCACGGCGAAGCTGCGCTCGGCGCCGCCGCCCTGGGCGATCATGGCCGCCGTGGAGGCCGCCCGCAGCAGGGCGGGCTCGTCCCAGTCGTCGGAGAAGGCGTAGCCCACCTTGCCACCGGCGATGACGCGCACGCCCACGCCCTGGACCAGGCCCGTCTGCGCGCTCTTGATGAGGGACTCCTCCAGCCGCACCGCGGTGGTGAGCGTGCGCTCGATGTACACCTCGGCGAAGTCGCCCCCGCGCTCCATGGCCACGGCGAGCAGGCGCTCGACCAGCGGCTGGGGCAGCAGGGCGGCGGCCGCGGGTCGCCGGGCCACCGGTGGGGCGAGCTGCGAGGAGGGGGCGCGCTTCGTGGGCGCTGACGCTCGGGGCATATTTCGGAACTCCCGCGGTGAAGACGTT
Proteins encoded in this window:
- a CDS encoding TldD/PmbA family protein, which gives rise to MPRASAPTKRAPSSQLAPPVARRPAAAALLPQPLVERLLAVAMERGGDFAEVYIERTLTTAVRLEESLIKSAQTGLVQGVGVRVIAGGKVGYAFSDDWDEPALLRAASTAAMIAQGGGAERSFAVRRAAVPSHYHVTTPLMDVEVSLKTGLLMRADKAARAFDARVKQVNGGYVDQTRRIAVANTHGRYTEDTQDLCRISVMVVAQGKGGERRTGMYGGGGRVPFTHWDTFSPEDVAREAARQAVATLGAVDCVAGPQTVVLAPGWSGILLHEAVGHGLEADFIRKGTSLFAGKLGEKVASDLVTVIDDGTVSSGRGSINIDDEGNPGERKVLIENGVLKGYLYDSLNAQLMGQRSTGSGRRESFKHLPMPRMTNTFLAPGDHAPEDILKEVKRGLYCATFGGGQVDITNGNFVFEVSEAYQIEDGKLGRPVKNATLIGVGPEALKNVSRVGTDPMPDPGMGVCGKNGQSMPVGVGLPTVRIDNITVGGTKVA